In a single window of the Micrococcaceae bacterium Sec5.7 genome:
- a CDS encoding 2'-5' RNA ligase family protein, whose protein sequence is MSATSSVSEGMSVGVILGFPPAIAEELQRWRASFGDPMAGVIPAHITLITTTPTNDWEATRCHVRDVARRQEPFTVTIAGTGSFRPVSPVVFINVEDGFGACVNLHEQLQAGPLERDLPFAFHPHVTIAHDVAPESLDEAETVLKDYRATFPVASMGLYEHDTDGIWQLREELDFGIETDSERDSRRAKRSDGASASH, encoded by the coding sequence ATGTCGGCCACCAGCAGTGTCAGTGAAGGAATGAGCGTTGGCGTCATTCTGGGCTTCCCGCCTGCCATTGCCGAGGAACTGCAGCGGTGGCGGGCATCCTTTGGCGACCCCATGGCCGGAGTGATCCCCGCCCACATCACGCTGATCACCACAACCCCCACCAACGACTGGGAAGCCACCCGCTGCCATGTCCGCGACGTGGCCCGCCGGCAGGAGCCGTTTACGGTCACCATTGCCGGGACAGGATCGTTCAGGCCAGTCTCGCCGGTGGTGTTCATCAATGTCGAGGACGGCTTCGGGGCGTGCGTCAACCTGCATGAACAGCTGCAGGCAGGACCGCTGGAACGGGATCTGCCGTTCGCGTTCCACCCGCATGTCACCATTGCCCACGATGTCGCACCCGAGAGCCTTGACGAGGCGGAAACGGTGTTGAAGGACTACAGGGCAACGTTTCCGGTGGCTAGCATGGGACTTTACGAGCACGATACCGACGGTATCTGGCAGCTACGGGAAGAGCTGGACTTTGGCATCGAAACCGACAGCGAACGAGACTCACGCCGGGCTAAAAGATCCGATGGAGCCTCCGCTTCCCACTGA
- a CDS encoding exodeoxyribonuclease III, whose amino-acid sequence MRSALKKDHLRIASVNVNGLRAAYKKGMAAWLEPRGVDILCLQEVRAPDAIVGELLGEGWHILHAEAEAKGRAGVAIASREKPLATRNGIGDDYFATTGRWVEADFAVTDAAGKDSQLTVVSAYVHSGEADTPKQVDKYRFLDVMINRLPELAKHSDHALVVGDLNVGHTELDIKNWKGNVKRAGFLPGERAYFDRFFGEEIGWKDVHRGLAGSVDGPYTWWSQRGQAFDNDTGWRIDYHMATPALAAAAVSATVDRAASWDTRFSDHAPLVVDYRL is encoded by the coding sequence GTGAGATCGGCATTGAAGAAGGACCACCTTCGCATCGCATCAGTCAACGTCAACGGCCTCCGTGCTGCCTACAAGAAGGGCATGGCGGCATGGCTTGAGCCCCGCGGGGTGGACATCCTGTGCCTCCAGGAAGTCAGGGCGCCGGACGCGATTGTCGGCGAACTCCTCGGGGAGGGCTGGCACATCCTCCATGCGGAAGCTGAAGCCAAGGGACGCGCCGGAGTGGCCATTGCCTCCCGCGAGAAGCCACTGGCCACGCGAAACGGCATTGGCGATGACTACTTCGCCACCACCGGGCGCTGGGTCGAGGCTGACTTCGCTGTGACCGACGCAGCCGGCAAGGATTCCCAGCTGACAGTGGTGAGCGCCTACGTCCATTCCGGCGAGGCGGACACCCCCAAGCAGGTGGACAAATACCGTTTCCTGGACGTCATGATCAACAGGCTTCCGGAGCTGGCCAAGCACAGTGACCATGCCTTGGTAGTGGGCGACCTGAATGTGGGTCATACGGAGCTGGATATCAAGAACTGGAAGGGCAACGTCAAACGTGCAGGATTCCTTCCGGGCGAGCGCGCGTACTTTGACCGCTTCTTCGGTGAGGAAATCGGCTGGAAGGACGTCCACAGGGGCCTGGCGGGTAGCGTCGACGGCCCTTACACGTGGTGGTCGCAGCGTGGCCAGGCCTTTGACAATGACACTGGCTGGCGCATCGATTACCACATGGCCACCCCGGCCCTCGCGGCAGCTGCAGTGTCGGCAACCGTTGACCGGGCGGCGTCATGGGACACGCGCTTCTCTGACCATGCACCGCTGGTAGTGGACTACCGGCTCTAA
- a CDS encoding YihY/virulence factor BrkB family protein, translating to MEPPLPTDRASLKREVIRKRVEWGKARRSGNGPLARPLAMFQWLLAKLNAFRPMRAWQHYSLQHGPLMSAGIGFNMFFSITGLLTTGFSIAGLVLRGQPELLDRIIGNVSASAPGLLKVNGGEGLVDPQDLLNPQGLGWTAVIAAAVTIITSLGWIAGLRDGLRGVMRLGPLKMNPVVLKLHDAGTLLLLGVALVISSGVSLLFGTASGWVIGLLQLDPALAGPVAAIIKIAVPLLLSWVTAVVMFRLAGGLKLSRRAFLEGTILAGIGTTVLQVFSTELLAGAGRNPILAPFAIIIGLLIWFNLVSQVYLVAAAWSAIREEDLSNAPEARKAGRGSRQIQPGKTPADRDRPAVPIARRRGIGRPRQK from the coding sequence ATGGAGCCTCCGCTTCCCACTGATCGCGCCAGCCTGAAACGGGAAGTCATCCGGAAAAGGGTGGAGTGGGGCAAAGCCAGGCGGTCCGGTAACGGCCCGCTCGCGCGGCCCCTCGCGATGTTCCAATGGTTGCTGGCCAAGCTCAACGCATTCAGGCCCATGCGTGCCTGGCAGCACTACAGCCTCCAGCATGGCCCGCTGATGAGCGCCGGCATCGGCTTTAACATGTTCTTCTCCATCACAGGACTGTTGACCACCGGATTCTCCATTGCGGGGCTGGTGCTGCGGGGGCAGCCCGAGCTGCTGGACCGGATTATCGGCAATGTGTCCGCGAGTGCCCCCGGGCTGCTGAAAGTGAACGGCGGCGAAGGGCTGGTCGATCCGCAGGATCTCCTGAACCCCCAGGGACTGGGCTGGACAGCCGTTATTGCCGCCGCGGTCACCATCATCACGTCACTGGGCTGGATCGCCGGTCTGCGTGACGGCCTCCGAGGCGTGATGCGGCTCGGTCCGTTGAAAATGAATCCTGTGGTCCTGAAACTGCACGACGCCGGAACTCTGCTCCTGCTGGGAGTGGCCCTTGTGATCAGCTCCGGTGTGTCGCTGTTGTTCGGAACCGCATCAGGCTGGGTGATTGGACTCCTGCAGCTGGATCCTGCGCTAGCCGGCCCGGTGGCGGCAATAATCAAGATCGCAGTGCCGCTGCTGCTCAGCTGGGTAACGGCCGTGGTGATGTTCCGGCTGGCCGGAGGACTCAAGCTCTCACGCCGCGCATTCCTGGAAGGGACCATCCTGGCTGGAATCGGCACCACCGTCCTGCAGGTTTTCAGTACCGAGCTGCTGGCGGGTGCGGGGCGGAACCCCATCCTGGCGCCGTTCGCCATCATCATCGGGCTGCTGATCTGGTTCAACCTTGTCAGCCAGGTCTACCTCGTGGCCGCAGCGTGGTCCGCCATCCGCGAGGAGGACCTCAGCAACGCCCCTGAGGCCAGGAAGGCGGGCCGGGGCTCTCGCCAGATCCAGCCCGGTAAGACTCCCGCGGACCGTGACCGTCCCGCGGTTCCTATTGCCCGGCGTCGAGGTATTGGTCGGCCCAGGCAGAAATGA
- the trpS gene encoding tryptophan--tRNA ligase — MTIPAATERKKRILSGAKPTADSLHLGNYIGAVRNWVDMQAEYDAVFFIPDLHAVTVEFEPAELARRTRIVAAQYIAAGIDPEKCTFFVQSHVPEHAELAWALNCITGFGEASRMTQFKDKTQKAGADAATVGLFAYPTLMAADILLYQADLVPVGEDQRQHLEMTRNLAHRFNARFGKTFTVPEATILKSSAKIYDLQNPSAKMSKTGESPNGAIQLLEDPRVAAKRIKSAVTDAGTEIRFDAEAKPGISNLLTIYSTLTGTSVADLEQQYEGKMYGHLKVDLADVLVEFITPLRDRTNELMGDPAELDRLLAQGAERAREIASVTLAQAYERMGFLPPLRRTGAR, encoded by the coding sequence ATGACAATCCCCGCCGCAACTGAACGCAAAAAGCGCATCCTCTCCGGTGCCAAACCCACGGCCGACTCCCTTCACCTGGGCAATTACATCGGCGCCGTCCGCAACTGGGTGGACATGCAGGCAGAGTATGACGCCGTGTTCTTCATCCCGGACCTGCATGCCGTCACCGTCGAGTTTGAACCGGCGGAACTGGCCAGGCGGACACGGATCGTGGCGGCACAATACATTGCCGCGGGAATCGATCCGGAAAAGTGCACGTTCTTTGTGCAGTCCCACGTGCCGGAACATGCCGAGCTGGCCTGGGCACTGAACTGCATCACCGGTTTCGGCGAAGCGTCCCGCATGACGCAGTTCAAAGACAAGACCCAGAAGGCCGGAGCGGATGCCGCCACCGTCGGGTTGTTTGCGTACCCCACACTGATGGCTGCCGACATTCTGCTGTACCAGGCGGATCTGGTTCCCGTGGGCGAGGACCAGCGCCAGCACCTTGAAATGACGCGTAATCTGGCTCACCGGTTCAATGCCCGTTTCGGTAAGACCTTCACGGTGCCGGAAGCCACCATTTTGAAGTCCAGCGCCAAGATCTACGATCTCCAGAACCCTTCCGCCAAGATGTCCAAGACCGGTGAATCTCCCAACGGTGCCATCCAGCTGCTGGAGGACCCCAGGGTAGCAGCCAAGCGGATCAAATCAGCCGTGACTGACGCCGGCACGGAGATCCGCTTCGACGCGGAAGCCAAGCCCGGTATTTCCAACCTGCTCACCATCTACTCCACGCTGACGGGCACGTCGGTTGCGGATCTTGAGCAGCAATACGAGGGCAAGATGTACGGCCACCTGAAGGTGGATCTGGCCGACGTGCTGGTGGAGTTCATCACGCCTCTGCGTGACCGCACCAACGAGCTCATGGGCGATCCGGCCGAACTGGACCGGCTGCTGGCCCAGGGCGCCGAGCGGGCACGCGAAATCGCCTCCGTGACGCTCGCCCAGGCCTATGAGCGGATGGGCTTCCTGCCACCACTGCGCCGCACAGGAGCCCGCTAG
- a CDS encoding alpha/beta fold hydrolase, translating to MSRSERVSFEGTTGELLSGILDIPGGPMKGWGVFSHGFTLGKDSPAASRMCKALADNGVGMLRFDNLGLGDSAGLWSEGSFSHKVADTVRAAEFMRAEGKAISLLVGHSFGGAAVLAAAHQIPELDAVATVGAPFSPKHVAHVFDAALDKILSEGSAEVDLGGKRLEIRKHFVEDLENADLTDCITRLHTPLMLLHSPTDNTVGIENASTIFMTARHPRNFVSLEGSDHLLTGKGQAARAAKIISAWADQYLDAGQ from the coding sequence ATGTCACGTTCCGAACGGGTCAGTTTCGAAGGCACCACCGGCGAGCTGCTGTCCGGCATCCTGGATATCCCCGGGGGACCGATGAAGGGCTGGGGTGTGTTCTCGCACGGGTTCACCCTGGGCAAGGACAGCCCTGCTGCTTCGCGGATGTGCAAGGCGCTGGCGGACAACGGCGTGGGCATGCTGCGCTTCGACAACCTAGGCCTGGGCGATTCCGCCGGGCTCTGGTCCGAGGGCTCGTTCAGCCACAAGGTGGCGGACACAGTCCGGGCCGCAGAATTCATGCGCGCCGAGGGCAAGGCCATCTCGCTGCTGGTGGGCCATTCGTTCGGCGGCGCGGCCGTGCTGGCGGCAGCGCACCAGATCCCGGAGCTCGACGCCGTCGCCACAGTGGGCGCGCCGTTCTCACCGAAGCATGTGGCCCACGTTTTCGACGCGGCACTGGATAAGATCCTCAGCGAAGGCAGCGCTGAAGTGGACCTGGGCGGCAAACGATTGGAGATCCGCAAGCATTTTGTGGAGGATCTGGAGAATGCCGACCTCACAGACTGCATCACCCGGCTGCACACGCCGCTGATGCTGCTGCACTCCCCCACCGACAACACGGTGGGGATCGAGAACGCCAGCACTATTTTCATGACTGCACGGCATCCGCGGAACTTTGTGTCCCTCGAAGGCAGCGATCATCTGCTGACCGGCAAGGGTCAGGCCGCCCGCGCAGCCAAGATCATTTCTGCCTGGGCCGACCAATACCTCGACGCCGGGCAATAG